DNA from Candidatus Cloacimonadota bacterium:
AGGTGTAAAAGTATCGAATACACCAACCGCTTCCTCAAAATCAGTAGCAGAACTCGCGCTTGCTCATATGTTCGGGCTCTATCGTTTTCTCCCCCAAGCAAATATCACTATGCGAAATGGCGAGTGGAACAAGAAAAAATATGTTGGACATGAAATCGGTGGTAAAACTCTCGGTATCATCGGATTCGGTCATATTGGAAAATCTCTTGCAGAAAAAGCGATTGCTCTCGGTATGAATGTCATCGCTTACGACCCTTATGTAAAAGAAACGGATATTGATGCAAAGATAGTGGATCTTGACACATTATTTGCAAAATCCGATATTATTTCTCTCCACATTCCTCACACCGATGAAACTCATTATATCATTGATGCTGATGCAATCGGCTTAATGAAAGATGGTGTAATGATCATTAATTGTGCTCGTGGTGGTGTTGTTGATGAAAAAGCATTATTAGCAGGATTGAATTCCGGAAAAGTTGCATTTGCCGGTGTGGATTCTTTTGA
Protein-coding regions in this window:
- a CDS encoding D-2-hydroxyacid dehydrogenase; the protein is MAKIMICDPVSDACLAKMKEAGHELVDETQKKTPEELAELIPGYDAVVIRSATKVRKVAIDAADKLKIIVRGGVGLDNVDCDYAKSKGVKVSNTPTASSKSVAELALAHMFGLYRFLPQANITMRNGEWNKKKYVGHEIGGKTLGIIGFGHIGKSLAEKAIALGMNVIAYDPYVKETDIDAKIVDLDTLFAKSDIISLHIPHTDETHYIIDADAIGLMKDGVMIINCARGGVVDEKALLAGLNSGKVAFAGVDSFEDEPSNNTELINHPNVSVSPHIGAGTKEAKGNVGIEVADIINAFFA